The Drosophila biarmipes strain raj3 chromosome 2L, RU_DBia_V1.1, whole genome shotgun sequence genome has a window encoding:
- the LOC108028991 gene encoding NADH dehydrogenase [ubiquinone] iron-sulfur protein 6, mitochondrial: MASKQLVNNLAKLGRPRQNWVSPLAGARQSSTRSDIEKVTHTGQVFDKDDYRNARFVNAKRYVNENWGIKLIEEVPPKECTERVVFCDGGDGPLGHPKVYINLDKPGNHICGYCGLRFVKKDDHHH; the protein is encoded by the exons ATGGCCAGCAAGCAATTGGTAAACAATTTGGCCAAACTGGGCCGTCCCCGCCAGAACTGGGTGTCCCCACTGGCCGGCGCCCGCCAGTCCAGCACCCGCAGCGACATCGAGAAGGTCACGCACACCGGACAG GTGTTCGACAAGGACGACTACCGCAACGCGCGCTTCGTGAACGCCAAGCGGTACGTGAACGAGAACTGGGGCATCAAGCTCATCGAGGAGGTGCCGCCCAAGGAGTGCACCGAGCGCGTCGTCTTCTGCGACGGCGGCGACGGTCCCCTGGGCCATCCCAAGGTGTACATCAACCTG GACAAGCCCGGCAACCACATCTGCGGCTACTGCGGCCTGCGCTTCGTCAAGAAAGACGACCACCATCATTGA
- the LOC108029107 gene encoding polypeptide N-acetylgalactosaminyltransferase 5 isoform X1 translates to MTFSTFTRKMRGRMRSNTCRIVLLTSLVWVIFDFVLIARYSDCIGKDGWRCKRSGEYDVELPNAERLVDDNQLVDDNEINTEKSLDGEAGGALIMGQGFAPGGISMTYPSVVLKKWFLAPTVQEAKGKPGEMGKPVKIPADMKDLMKEKFKENQFNLLASDMISLNRSLTDVRHEGCRRKHYASKLPTTSIVIVFHNEAWTTLLRTVWSVINRSPRALLKEIILVDDASERDFLGKQLEEYVAKLPVKTFVLRTEKRSGLIRARLLGAEHVSGEVITFLDAHCECTEGWLEPLLARIVQNRRTVVCPIIDVISDETFEYITASDSTWGGFNWKLNFRWYRVPSREMARRNNDRTAPLRTPTMAGGLFSIDKDYFYEIGSYDEGMDIWGGENLEMSFRVWMCGGVLEIAPCSRVGHVFRKSTPYTFPGGTTEIVNHNNARLVEVWLDDWKEFYYSFYPGARKASAGDVSDRKALRDRLKCKSFRWYLENVYPESLMPLDYYYLGEIRNAETETCLDTMGRKYNEKVGISYCHGLGGNQVFAYTKRQQIMSDDLCLDASSSNGPVNMVRCHNMGGNQEWVYDAEEKWIRHTNTGQCLQRATRDDANTPLLRPCSYGKGQQWLMESKFKWQAH, encoded by the exons ATGACCTTCTCGACCTTCACACGCAAGATGCGCGGGCGCATGCGCTCCAACACCTGCCGTATCGTCCTGCTCACCTCGCTCGTCTGGGTGATCTTCGACTTTGTGCTCATTGCCCGCTACTCGGATTGCATTGGCAAGGACGGATGGCGCTGCAAGAGATCCGGGGAGTACGACGTGGAG TTACCCAACGCTGAACGCCTGGTGGATGATAACCAGCTGGTGGACGATAATGAGATCAACACGGAGAAATCCCTAGACGGCGAGGCGGGCGGAGCTCTCATCATGGGCCAGGGCTTTGCGCCGGGCGGCATTTCCATGACCTATCCCAGCGTGGTGCTAAAGAAGTGGTTCCTCGCGCCCACCGTCCAGGAGGCCAAGGGCAAGCCGGGCGAGATGGGCAAGCCGGTGAAAATACCCGCTGACATGAAGGATCTCATGAAGGAGAAGTTCAAGGAGAACCAGTTCAATCTGTTGGCCAGTGACATGATCTCGTTGAATCGCTCGCTGACTGATGTGCGGCACGAGGG TTGCCGTCGCAAACACTATGCCTCTAAGCTGCCCACCACTTCCATTGTGATAGTTTTCCATAATGAGGCCTGGACAACCCTGCTGCGCACCGTATGGAGTGTTATCAATAGGTCGCCGCGTGCCCTGCTCAAGGAAATCATTCTGGTGGACGATGCCAGTGAAAGGG ACTTCCTGGGCAAGCAGTTGGAGGAGTATGTGGCCAAGCTGCCCGTAAAGACGTTCGTCCTGCGCACAGAGAAGCGTTCCGGATTGATTCGGGCCCGCCTTCTGGGAGCCGAGCATGTAAGCGGTGAGGTAATCACCTTCCTGGATGCCCATTGCGAGTGCACGGAGGGATGGCTGGAGCCGCTGCTGGCGCGGATTGTGCAGAACCGTCGAACGGTTGTGTGCCCCATCATTGATGTGATTTCCGACGAGACGTTCGAGTACATCACGGCCTCGGATTCCACGTGGGGTGGATTCAACTGGAAGCTCAACTTCAGATG GTACCGAGTGCCATCGCGGGAAATGGCCCGCCGGAATAACGACAGGACTGCCCCACTGCGCACGCCGACGATGGCCGGCGGTCTGTTCTCCATCGATAAGGATTACTTCTACGAGATTGGCTCCTACGACGAGGGCATGGACATCTGGGGCGGCGAGAATCTGGAGATGTCGTTCCGT GTGTGGATGTGCGGCGGCGTCCTAGAGATCGCCCCCTGCTCCCGAGTGGGTCACGTGTTCCGCAAGTCTACGCCGTACACCTTCCCCGGCGGCACCACGGAGATAGTCAATCACAATAATGCCCGTCTGGTCGAGGTGTGGCTGGACGACTGGAAAGAGTTCTACTACAGCTTTTACCCAG GAGCTCGCAAAGCTTCGGCTGGCGATGTTAGCGATCGTAAGGCTCTGCGCGATCGCctcaagtgcaagagtttccGCTGGTACTTGGAGAATGTCTACCCCGAGAGCTTAATGCCTCTGGATTACTACTATCTTGGAGAG ATCCGCAATGCGGAAACGGAGACCTGCCTGGACACGATGGGCAGGAAGTACAACGAGAAGGTGGGCATTAGCTATTGCCATGGCCTGGGTGGCAACCAGGTGTTCGCCTACACCAAGCGGCAGCAGATCATGTCCGACGATCTCTGCCTGGACGCATCCAGCTCCAACGGACCCGTCAACATGGTGCGATGCCACAACATGGGCGGCAACCAGGAGTGGGTCTACGATGCGGAG GAGAAGTGGATCCGCCACACGAACACTGGGCAGTGCTTGCAGCGCGCCACTCGGGACGATGCCAACACGCCGCTGCTGCGGCCCTGCAGCTACGGCAAGGGCCAGCAGTGGCTGATGGAGTCCAAGTTCAAGTGGCAGGCCCACTAG
- the LOC108029272 gene encoding 4'-phosphopantetheine phosphatase → MVTPGLFLTRRLIKKQNTDKLKATRFASSRVPIAMHSRSLLPDPAVYQPDTLDLNSDAKAADYWFQCFRDLVAKLAKVAASSQEEDPTAAQRAEQFRAAYLQQLEEHQRNVPLNRAKVVLGTSELLQLNETMLRRFGFADPWLRQKRLENASAVARLKQRLQELDALADEDARWTELVRGVLAGNMFDWGAQAISNILEQDSNFGLHSALERIERRPWLLDNLDSWLSRLKGEPHKCAVVFVDNSGVDVVLGVLPFVRGLLKRGTKVLLCANSEPALNDVTSEELKSLLDECSRECEVLARAWSQGQLLVYANGQSGPCLDMRTLPQELCEAIAANETDLLVIEGMGRAVHTNLNARFACETLKLAVIKNTWLAKYLGGEAMFAVICKFESAAPS, encoded by the coding sequence atggtcACACCTGGCCTTTTTTTAACTCGGcgactaattaaaaaacaaaacactgaCAAACTAAAAGCCACTCGCTTCGCGTCTTCCCGCGTCCCCATCGCCATGCACAGCCGCAGTTTGCTGCCGGACCCGGCTGTCTACCAGCCGGACACCCTGGACCTCAACTCGGACGCCAAGGCGGCCGACTACTGGTTCCAGTGCTTCAGGGATCTGGTCGCCAAGCTCGCCAAGGTGGCGGCAAGCTCCCAGGAGGAGGACCCCACGGCCGCCCAGCGGGCGGAGCAGTTCCGCGCGGCCTACctgcagcagctggaggagcaccagcgcAATGTGCCGCTCAACAGGGCCAAGGTGGTCCTGGGCACCAGTGAGCTACTCCAGCTCAACGAGACCATGTTGCGGCGCTTCGGCTTCGCCGACCCCTGGCTGAGGCAGAAGAGGCTGGAGAACGCCTCGGCGGTGGCGCGACTGAAGCAGCGCCTGCAGGAGCTCGATGCCCTGGCGGACGAGGACGCCCGGTGGACGGAGCTGGTGCGCGGAGTGCTCGCCGGCAATATGTTCGACTGGGGCGCCCAGGCCATATCCAACATCCTGGAGCAGGACAGCAACTTCGGCCTTCATTCGGCCTTGGAGCGCATCGAGCGGCGGCCCTGGCTGCTGGACAACCTGGACAGCTGGCTGAGCAGGCTCAAGGGCGAGCCCCACAAGTGCGCCGTGGTCTTTGTGGACAACAGCGGCGTGGACGTGGTCCTGGGCGTGCTGCCCTTCGTGCGCGGACTCCTGAAACGCGGCACCAAGGTGCTGCTCTGCGCGAACAGTGAACCCGCTCTGAATGACGTGACCAGCGAGGAGCTGAAGTCCCTCCTAGACGAATGCTCGCGGGAATGTGAGGTGCTGGCGAGGGCCTGGTCGCAGGGACAGCTGCTGGTCTACGCCAATGGACAGAGTGGGCCCTGCCTGGATATGCGCACCTTGCCGCAGGAACTGTGCGAGGCCATCGCCGCCAATGAGACTGATCTGCTCGTTATCGAGGGCATGGGACGGGCGGTGCACACCAATCTGAATGCCCGCTTCGCCTGCGAGACCCTCAAGCTGGCCGTGATCAagaacacctggctggccaAGTACCTGGGCGGCGAGGCCATGTTCGCCGTCATCTGCAAGTTCGAATCGGCCGCGCCCAGCTAG
- the LOC108029260 gene encoding uncharacterized protein LOC108029260: MDILRKMFKTEAEKEPDSSVSASNKDEFRKPQWFEEAETDDELFDDDRKFAFQVFTSPLEMQKHFESQLQRLLESLNDSEDGFERDLKEDFLKPGFESKILKKFEQQKDLSLDTDLDGEIYADQLHSLIQRLNPEEKFELGDQEIGNILPSNQHGYRKGLQRAKLSDEEIIMGRIHGTIADGESQSSAPPPRPPMNNKPDIMTPMTPMLPRSGMSPFGGVFDGNYQGPKLFSQSVMTKTVRKPDGSYETTKVTQDSSGHKTTTITRMIDGRKETTVTHEGGDPSPGLGGRQQLKQPQPQLQQKEKESAVARSERNIFVTKEGYAMPRNLW; the protein is encoded by the exons ATGGATATTCTGAGGAAAATGTTCAAGACCGAGGCGGAAAAGGAGCCGGA CTCCTCGGTTTCCGCATCCAACAAGGACGAGTTCCGCAAGCCCCAGTGGTTCGAGGAGGCCGAGACCGACGACGAGCTCTTCGACGACGATCGCAAGTTCGCCTTCCAGGTCTTCACCAGCCCGCTGGAGATGCAGAAGCACTTCGAGAGCCAGCTGCAGCGGCTCCTGGAGTCCCTGAACGATAGCGAAG ATGGCTTCGAGCGGGACTTGAAGGAGGACTTCCTGAAGCCGGGCTTCGAGAGCAAGATTCTGAAGAAGTTTGAGCAGCAGAAGGACCTCTCCCTGGATACCGATCTGGATGGCGA GATCTATGCCGATCAGCTGCACTCGCTCATCCAGCGGCTGAATCCCGAGGAGAAGTTCGAGCTGGGCGACCAGGAGATAGGCAACATCTTACCATCCAATCAGCATGGCTACCGCAAGGGCTTGCAGCGAGCCAAGCTCTCGGACGAGGAGATCATCATGGGGCGCATCCATGGCACCATAGCCGATGGCGAGAGCCAGTCCAGTGCTCCTCCGCCACGTCCGCCGATGAACAACAAGCCGGACATCATGACGCCCATGACCCCGATGCTGCCGCGCAGCGGAATGTCTCCCTTCGGCGGGGTATTCGATGGCAACTATCAG GGTCCCAAGCTGTTCAGCCAGAGCGTGATGACCAAGACGGTGCGCAAGCCGGACGGCAGCTATGAGACCACCAAGGTGACCCAGGACTCGTCCGGTCACAAGACCACCACCATAACCAGGATGATAGACGGTCGCAAGGAGACCACCGTCACCCACGAAGGCGGGGACCCCTCCCCCGGACTGGGTGGCAGGCAGCAGCTgaagcagccgcagccgcagctgcagcagaagGAGAAGGAGTCGGCGGTGGCCCGCAGCGAACGCAACATATTCGTGACAAAAGAAGGCTACGCCATGCCACGGAACCTCTGGTGA
- the LOC108029107 gene encoding polypeptide N-acetylgalactosaminyltransferase 5 isoform X2, with protein sequence MTFSTFTRKMRGRMRSNTCRIVLLTSLVWVIFDFVLIARYSDCIGKDGWRCKRSGEYDVELPNAERLVDDNQLVDDNEINTEKSLDGEAGGALIMGQGFAPGGISMTYPSVVLKKWFLAPTVQEAKGKPGEMGKPVKIPADMKDLMKEKFKENQFNLLASDMISLNRSLTDVRHEGCRRKHYASKLPTTSIVIVFHNEAWTTLLRTVWSVINRSPRALLKEIILVDDASERDFLGKQLEEYVAKLPVKTFVLRTEKRSGLIRARLLGAEHVSGEVITFLDAHCECTEGWLEPLLARIVQNRRTVVCPIIDVISDETFEYITASDSTWGGFNWKLNFRWYRVPSREMARRNNDRTAPLRTPTMAGGLFSIDKDYFYEIGSYDEGMDIWGGENLEMSFRIWQCGGILEIIPCSHVGHVFRDKSPYTFPGGVAKIVLHNAARVAEVWLDEWRDFYYSMSTGARKASAGDVSDRKALRDRLKCKSFRWYLENVYPESLMPLDYYYLGEIRNAETETCLDTMGRKYNEKVGISYCHGLGGNQVFAYTKRQQIMSDDLCLDASSSNGPVNMVRCHNMGGNQEWVYDAEEKWIRHTNTGQCLQRATRDDANTPLLRPCSYGKGQQWLMESKFKWQAH encoded by the exons ATGACCTTCTCGACCTTCACACGCAAGATGCGCGGGCGCATGCGCTCCAACACCTGCCGTATCGTCCTGCTCACCTCGCTCGTCTGGGTGATCTTCGACTTTGTGCTCATTGCCCGCTACTCGGATTGCATTGGCAAGGACGGATGGCGCTGCAAGAGATCCGGGGAGTACGACGTGGAG TTACCCAACGCTGAACGCCTGGTGGATGATAACCAGCTGGTGGACGATAATGAGATCAACACGGAGAAATCCCTAGACGGCGAGGCGGGCGGAGCTCTCATCATGGGCCAGGGCTTTGCGCCGGGCGGCATTTCCATGACCTATCCCAGCGTGGTGCTAAAGAAGTGGTTCCTCGCGCCCACCGTCCAGGAGGCCAAGGGCAAGCCGGGCGAGATGGGCAAGCCGGTGAAAATACCCGCTGACATGAAGGATCTCATGAAGGAGAAGTTCAAGGAGAACCAGTTCAATCTGTTGGCCAGTGACATGATCTCGTTGAATCGCTCGCTGACTGATGTGCGGCACGAGGG TTGCCGTCGCAAACACTATGCCTCTAAGCTGCCCACCACTTCCATTGTGATAGTTTTCCATAATGAGGCCTGGACAACCCTGCTGCGCACCGTATGGAGTGTTATCAATAGGTCGCCGCGTGCCCTGCTCAAGGAAATCATTCTGGTGGACGATGCCAGTGAAAGGG ACTTCCTGGGCAAGCAGTTGGAGGAGTATGTGGCCAAGCTGCCCGTAAAGACGTTCGTCCTGCGCACAGAGAAGCGTTCCGGATTGATTCGGGCCCGCCTTCTGGGAGCCGAGCATGTAAGCGGTGAGGTAATCACCTTCCTGGATGCCCATTGCGAGTGCACGGAGGGATGGCTGGAGCCGCTGCTGGCGCGGATTGTGCAGAACCGTCGAACGGTTGTGTGCCCCATCATTGATGTGATTTCCGACGAGACGTTCGAGTACATCACGGCCTCGGATTCCACGTGGGGTGGATTCAACTGGAAGCTCAACTTCAGATG GTACCGAGTGCCATCGCGGGAAATGGCCCGCCGGAATAACGACAGGACTGCCCCACTGCGCACGCCGACGATGGCCGGCGGTCTGTTCTCCATCGATAAGGATTACTTCTACGAGATTGGCTCCTACGACGAGGGCATGGACATCTGGGGCGGCGAGAATCTGGAGATGTCGTTCCGT ATTTGGCAGTGCGGAggcattttagaaataataCCCTGCTCCCACGTGGGCCACGTGTTCCGTGACAAATCGCCGTACACCTTCCCCGGCGGCGTGGCCAAAATAGTGCTCCACAATGCGGCCCGAGTGGCCGAAGTTTGGCTGGACGAGTGGCGTGATTTCTATTATTCGATGAGCACAG GAGCTCGCAAAGCTTCGGCTGGCGATGTTAGCGATCGTAAGGCTCTGCGCGATCGCctcaagtgcaagagtttccGCTGGTACTTGGAGAATGTCTACCCCGAGAGCTTAATGCCTCTGGATTACTACTATCTTGGAGAG ATCCGCAATGCGGAAACGGAGACCTGCCTGGACACGATGGGCAGGAAGTACAACGAGAAGGTGGGCATTAGCTATTGCCATGGCCTGGGTGGCAACCAGGTGTTCGCCTACACCAAGCGGCAGCAGATCATGTCCGACGATCTCTGCCTGGACGCATCCAGCTCCAACGGACCCGTCAACATGGTGCGATGCCACAACATGGGCGGCAACCAGGAGTGGGTCTACGATGCGGAG GAGAAGTGGATCCGCCACACGAACACTGGGCAGTGCTTGCAGCGCGCCACTCGGGACGATGCCAACACGCCGCTGCTGCGGCCCTGCAGCTACGGCAAGGGCCAGCAGTGGCTGATGGAGTCCAAGTTCAAGTGGCAGGCCCACTAG
- the LOC108029108 gene encoding 60S ribosomal protein L37a, translating to MAKRTKKVGIVGKYGTRYGASLRKMVKKMEITQHSKYTCSFCGKDSMKRAVVGIWSCKRCKRTVAGGAWVYSTTAAASVRSAVRRLRETKEQ from the exons ATG GCCAAGCGCACCAAGAAGGTTGGAATCGTCGGTAAATATGGTACCCGCTATGGTGCCTCCCTGCGTAAGATGGTCAAGAAGATGGAAATCACCCAGCACAGCAAGTACACTTGCTCCTTCTGCGGAAAG GACTCCATGAAGCGCGCCGTCGTTGGCATCTGGTCCTGCAAGCGATGCAAGAGGACCGTCGCCGGTGGCGCCTGGGTGTactccaccaccgccgccgcctccgtgCGCTCCGCCGTCCGTCGTCTGCGCGAAACCAAGGAACAGTAA